The following are encoded together in the Geobacter sulfurreducens PCA genome:
- the aroA gene encoding 3-phosphoshikimate 1-carboxyvinyltransferase — protein sequence MVSLSSHPARALRGEIAVPGDKSISHRSIMLGSIARGVTTVSGFLRGEDNIATLDAFRAMGVQVHDDGETLRIEGKGLHGLTEAEDVIDCGNSGTSIRLLTGLMAAQRFYTVLTGDRYLRRRPMRRVVEPLSRMGACIHGRDNGEKAPLAIVGRPLTGIAYDSPVASAQVKSALMLAGLYADGATRVTEPHLSRDHSERMFRHFGARLETDAAGVTVYGGHELDGRDIVVPGDISSAAFFLVAALIVPGSELLIRGVGVNPTRTGILDILAAMGGSVELLDQREVSGEPVADLLVRSSALKGIEIGGDVVPRAIDEFPVICVAAALAEGTTVIRDARELRVKETDRIAAMAANLRAAGATITETADGMIIEGTGRLNGVTVESFGDHRIAMSMLVAGLAASGAITVSDTECIATSFPTFTALLDKVAVR from the coding sequence GTGGTAAGCCTGAGTTCACACCCCGCCCGTGCGCTGCGCGGCGAAATCGCGGTGCCGGGGGACAAATCGATCTCCCACCGCTCCATCATGCTCGGCTCCATCGCCCGCGGCGTGACCACGGTGAGCGGCTTTCTCCGGGGCGAGGACAATATCGCCACCCTCGACGCCTTCCGGGCCATGGGGGTGCAGGTCCACGACGACGGCGAGACCCTGCGGATCGAGGGGAAAGGGCTCCACGGCCTGACCGAGGCCGAGGACGTCATCGACTGCGGCAACTCCGGCACGTCCATCCGGCTCCTGACGGGGCTCATGGCGGCCCAGCGCTTCTACACGGTCCTAACCGGCGACCGCTACCTGCGGCGCAGGCCCATGCGGCGGGTGGTGGAACCCCTTTCGCGCATGGGGGCCTGCATCCACGGCCGCGACAACGGAGAAAAGGCGCCCCTTGCCATCGTTGGCCGGCCCCTGACCGGCATCGCCTACGATTCGCCGGTGGCCAGCGCCCAGGTGAAATCGGCCCTCATGCTGGCCGGTCTCTACGCCGACGGCGCTACCCGCGTCACCGAGCCCCATCTCTCGCGGGATCACTCGGAGCGGATGTTCCGCCACTTCGGCGCCCGGTTGGAGACCGACGCCGCCGGGGTCACCGTGTACGGCGGGCACGAGCTGGACGGCCGCGACATCGTGGTGCCGGGCGACATCTCCTCGGCGGCCTTTTTCCTGGTTGCCGCCCTGATCGTCCCCGGCTCCGAGCTGCTCATCCGGGGGGTGGGCGTGAACCCGACCCGCACGGGCATCCTCGACATTCTCGCCGCCATGGGGGGCTCGGTGGAGCTGCTCGACCAGCGCGAAGTCTCCGGCGAGCCGGTGGCCGACCTGCTGGTCCGGTCATCTGCCCTCAAGGGGATCGAGATCGGAGGGGACGTGGTGCCCCGGGCCATCGACGAATTCCCGGTCATCTGCGTGGCCGCCGCCCTGGCCGAAGGAACCACCGTCATCCGCGACGCGCGTGAGCTGCGGGTCAAGGAAACGGACCGCATCGCCGCCATGGCCGCCAACCTGCGCGCGGCGGGTGCCACTATCACCGAGACGGCGGACGGCATGATCATCGAGGGGACCGGCCGGCTGAACGGCGTCACCGTGGAGAGCTTCGGCGACCACCGGATCGCCATGTCCATGCTCGTGGCGGGGCTTGCCGCCTCGGGGGCCATCACCGTAAGCGACACCGAGTGCATCGCCACCTCGTTCCCCACCTTCACCGCGCTCCTGGACAAGGTGGCGGTACGGTGA
- the ispH gene encoding 4-hydroxy-3-methylbut-2-enyl diphosphate reductase, giving the protein MEIVLAKRAGFCFGVKRATQMAFEAAEKEGETFTLGPIIHSPQVVQRLEGMGVKVLSDLEGIGNGTVIIRSHGVTSAELEDAVRRQLEVVDATCPFVKKAQEHVKRLSHDGYTVVVVGDADHPEVQGIVSYAEGPVHVVGSGEEAARLPNMKKVGVVAQTTQSFETLKNVVKECLLKGGEIRVFNTICDATAVRQDEAKALAREVDCMIVIGGFNSANTKRLAEVCSELQPRTYHIETAQELDASWFQGVERVGVTAGASTPKWLIDEVIERIQEFDNKKKG; this is encoded by the coding sequence ATGGAGATCGTACTGGCAAAGCGGGCCGGCTTCTGCTTCGGCGTGAAGCGGGCAACCCAGATGGCCTTCGAGGCCGCCGAAAAGGAAGGGGAAACCTTCACCCTCGGCCCCATCATCCATTCGCCCCAGGTCGTGCAGCGCCTGGAGGGGATGGGAGTGAAGGTGCTGAGCGACCTGGAAGGGATCGGTAACGGCACCGTCATCATCCGGTCCCACGGGGTGACCTCCGCGGAACTGGAAGACGCGGTCCGCCGGCAGCTTGAGGTGGTGGACGCCACCTGTCCCTTTGTCAAGAAGGCCCAGGAGCACGTGAAGCGTCTGTCCCACGACGGCTATACCGTGGTGGTGGTGGGCGATGCCGACCACCCCGAGGTGCAGGGCATCGTATCCTACGCCGAGGGGCCGGTCCACGTGGTCGGTTCCGGCGAGGAGGCCGCCAGGCTCCCCAACATGAAGAAGGTCGGCGTTGTGGCCCAGACCACCCAATCCTTCGAAACCCTCAAGAACGTGGTGAAGGAATGCCTCCTCAAGGGGGGGGAGATCCGGGTCTTCAACACCATCTGCGACGCCACCGCCGTCCGCCAGGACGAAGCCAAGGCCCTGGCCCGGGAGGTGGACTGCATGATCGTCATCGGTGGCTTCAACAGCGCCAACACCAAGCGGCTCGCCGAGGTCTGCTCCGAACTGCAGCCGCGTACCTACCACATAGAGACGGCCCAGGAGCTGGATGCATCATGGTTTCAAGGGGTTGAGCGGGTAGGGGTCACTGCGGGCGCATCCACGCCCAAGTGGCTTATCGACGAGGTAATAGAACGGATACAAGAGTTTGACAATAAGAAAAAAGGTTGA
- a CDS encoding prephenate dehydrogenase: MSGSVPFIRRLAVIGVGLIGGSLARALRTAGAVGEIIGIDRDEANLRQAAELGVVDRAAATVAEGVAGADMVFLSVPVRAMAGVVREIAPHLAAGCIVTDGGSVKAEVVAACDPLMPAGTCFVGGHPIAGTEHSGVGASFATLYQGKRCILTPAATTDRDALATVARMWEAAGSEVVLMDPEKHDRVVAAISHLPHMVAYALVNAVEGYDRFEESILRYSAGGFRDFTRIASSDPAMWRDIALMNREGVLEMMDHFAAYFGQLRSLVAAGDAEGLERFFRDSKESRDAIL, from the coding sequence ATGAGCGGTTCCGTCCCCTTTATCCGGCGACTGGCCGTCATCGGCGTCGGCCTCATCGGCGGTTCCCTGGCGCGGGCCCTGCGGACGGCCGGTGCCGTGGGTGAGATCATTGGCATCGACCGGGACGAGGCCAACCTGCGGCAGGCCGCCGAGCTGGGGGTCGTCGACCGGGCCGCGGCCACGGTTGCCGAAGGGGTTGCCGGCGCCGACATGGTCTTTCTTTCCGTGCCGGTCCGCGCCATGGCGGGGGTAGTGAGGGAGATCGCCCCCCACCTGGCTGCCGGGTGCATCGTGACCGACGGCGGCAGCGTCAAGGCAGAAGTCGTGGCCGCGTGCGATCCCCTCATGCCGGCCGGCACCTGTTTCGTGGGGGGGCACCCCATTGCCGGCACCGAGCACTCGGGGGTCGGGGCGTCCTTCGCCACCCTCTACCAGGGCAAGCGCTGTATCCTGACCCCTGCCGCAACCACTGACCGCGACGCGCTCGCCACGGTGGCCCGCATGTGGGAGGCGGCCGGTTCCGAAGTGGTGCTGATGGATCCGGAGAAGCACGACCGGGTGGTTGCCGCCATCTCCCATCTCCCCCACATGGTCGCCTACGCCCTGGTGAATGCCGTGGAGGGGTACGACCGGTTCGAGGAGAGCATTCTCCGCTATTCGGCCGGCGGCTTCCGGGACTTCACCCGCATTGCCTCGTCGGACCCGGCCATGTGGCGCGACATCGCCCTCATGAACCGGGAGGGGGTTCTGGAGATGATGGATCACTTCGCCGCGTACTTCGGCCAGCTCCGGTCCCTGGTGGCCGCGGGGGACGCTGAAGGTCTCGAACGGTTCTTCCGGGATTCCAAGGAGTCCCGTGACGCCATACTCTAG
- the cmk gene encoding (d)CMP kinase: MSAAGRRGLIVAIDGPSGAGKSTITKLLADRLGYIHIDTGAMFRTVALAASRAGIAPDNDASLAGLCADLEIAFVRNNGCCRVTANGEDVTDAIRTPAISALTSAISARKVVRDVLLRLQRHMAREGGVILEGRDIGTVVFPDADVKFFLSASVEERGRRRYLELKAKGQEVSLDETIAAVARRDEQDSGREHAPLRRADDAVDIDSTGLSIEEVLDRMESIVRERERATPGA; this comes from the coding sequence GTGAGCGCGGCGGGGCGCAGGGGGCTCATCGTCGCCATCGACGGACCGTCGGGCGCCGGGAAGAGCACCATAACCAAGCTCCTGGCGGACCGGCTCGGCTACATCCACATCGACACCGGAGCCATGTTCCGGACCGTGGCCCTGGCCGCCAGCCGCGCCGGCATTGCGCCCGACAACGACGCCTCCCTGGCCGGGCTCTGCGCCGATCTGGAGATCGCCTTTGTGAGGAATAACGGCTGCTGCCGGGTGACTGCAAACGGCGAAGACGTGACCGACGCCATCCGGACCCCGGCCATCAGCGCCCTCACCTCGGCCATCTCGGCACGCAAGGTGGTGCGCGACGTTCTGTTGCGCCTCCAGCGCCACATGGCCCGCGAAGGGGGGGTCATCCTGGAGGGGCGCGACATCGGGACCGTGGTCTTTCCGGACGCCGACGTGAAGTTTTTCCTCTCTGCGTCAGTGGAGGAACGGGGCCGCCGGCGCTACCTGGAACTGAAGGCCAAGGGGCAGGAGGTGTCCCTTGACGAGACCATCGCGGCCGTGGCCCGGCGGGACGAGCAGGACTCGGGCCGGGAGCACGCCCCCCTGCGGCGGGCTGATGACGCCGTGGACATCGATTCGACCGGACTTTCCATCGAGGAGGTCCTGGACCGCATGGAATCCATCGTGCGGGAGCGGGAACGGGCCACTCCGGGCGCGTAG